The Salvia miltiorrhiza cultivar Shanhuang (shh) chromosome 1, IMPLAD_Smil_shh, whole genome shotgun sequence genome has a window encoding:
- the LOC131005439 gene encoding non-symbiotic hemoglobin 1, with amino-acid sequence MSAADHNDGECGIMFTEKEELLVVKSWNLMKKDAAEWGLKFFLKIFEIAPSAQKIFPFLRDSNVPLEQNPKLKPHAKSVFVMTCEAAVQLRKAGKVVIRDSTLQKMGTVHSKYGVVDEHFEVTKYALLETIKEAVGEMWSPEMKKAWSVAYDHLVAAIKSQMNPQP; translated from the exons ATGAGTGCTGCGGATCATAATG ATGGGGAGTGTGGAATTATGTTTACGGAAAAAGAAGAACTTCTGGTGGTGAAGTCATGGAACTTGATGAAGAAGGATGCTGCCGAATGGGGTCTCAAGTTTTTTCTCAA GATATTTGAGATAGCACCATCAGCTCAAAAGATATTCCCATTTCTGAGAGACTCGAATGTTCCACTCGAGCAGAATCCTAAGCTTAAGCCTCATGCCAAATCTGTATTTGTCATG ACGTGTGAAGCTGCAGTTCAGCTACGGAAAGCAGGGAAAGTTGTGATCAGAGATTCTACCCTACAAAAAATGGGCACCGTCCACTCCAAATACGGCGTCGTCGATGAACATTTTGAG gTGACGAAATATGCATTGTTGGAGACTATAAAAGAGGCAGTGGGAGAAATGTGGTCACCGGAGATGAAGAAGGCATGGAGTGTGGCATATGATCATTTGGTTGCTGCCATCAAGTCCCAAATGAACCCACAACCATAA
- the LOC131005411 gene encoding plastid division protein PDV2: MDEDRIVLVLAKTSELRSKIISCIQNTASNVDRESGESESKESEANPDTQNQENDVEEEAESLLNIKDALESLEAQLSSLQALQQQQWYEKEAALAEIEYSQKKLLKELKEYKGKDLEVIHEAVAFASETEDNNDLLLPPYPSRPSQSIVSKNGYLSTFTSSRRSPQNGFASGGPKNLPKNVHNSEAGGTFKSVRVLLGTAAKTAMTVVGVITILSLAGFEARLGKRDSRFKFSDLFQQRRDEEKGSNAECPPGKVPVVENGETRCVVKERVEVPFESVVSVPDVSYGCG; this comes from the exons ATGGATGAAGATAGAATAGTGCTCGTTTTGGCGAAGACCTCAGAGTTAAGGTCCAAGATTATCAGCTGCATTCAGAATACAGCTTCTAATGTAGACAGAGAAAGTGGAGAGAGCGAGTCCAAGGAATCTGAAGCAAACCCAGATACACAGAATCAAGAAAACGATGTCGAGGAAGAAGCTGAGAGTCTCCTCAACATTAAAGACGCTCTTGAATCCCTTGAAGCGCAGCTGTCTTCTTTGCAG GCACTGCAGCAGCAACAATGGTACGAAAAAGAAGCAGCCTTGGCTGAAATCGAATACAGCCAGAAGAAGTTGCTCAAAGAGCTGAAGGAATACAAAGGCAAGGACTTGGAAGTCATACATGAGGCAGTGGCTTTTGCCAGCGAAACGGAGGACAACAACGATCTCCTTCTCCCTCCATATCCAAGCCGGCCTTCCCAATCCATCGTGTCCAAAAACGGCTACCTCTCTACTTTCACCTCCTCCAGGAGATCCCCTCAGAATGGGTTTGCAAGTGGTGGCCCGAAAAATCTCCCCAAAAATGTTCACAATTCGGAGGCCGGGGGCACATTCAAGTCGGTCAGAGTCTTGTTAGGCACGGCAGCTAAGACGGCCATGACCGTAGTCGGGGTGATCACCATCTTGAGCTTGGCGGGCTTCGAGGCGCGACTGGGGAAACGGGATAGCCGGTTCAAGTTCTCGGATCTGTTTCAGCAGCGACGGGACGAGGAGAAGGGGAGCAACGCGGAGTGCCCGCCGGGGAAGGTCCCCGTCGTTGAGAACGGCGAGACGAGGTGCGTTGTGAAAGAGAGAGTTGAAGTTCCATTTGAATCTGTTGTTTCTGTTCCAGACGTGAGTTATGGCTGTGGTTGA
- the LOC131005371 gene encoding uncharacterized protein LOC131005371 — protein MGHLNKLEPKKRQLSSASLLKEEIVQLQKELEGQTVVRSALEKALNHRPLLDDSTFKSLSQPAENLVKEIALLELEVVYLEKYLLSMYRSSFAKRLSPLPKGDARPKTDAEAPSWIRSVEVVAKSSLESVSEESVIRVGGDDPNNAFPLRCNELLGSDALADTGIYRSHSSLSHSACSFRASPPNGAVAEALDSYHSLPLSMLEHTSEDGNRAEDPRCSFRETPNWISEEMIRCISTIYCHLSDPPLPSQAFGSFSLSSPHSKLSPQAPWQNIPLPKEHSGSFYTMVQVCSIVRDSQRLNSVQDLLHKYRCIISKLAQVDPGRLNHEEKLAFWINVHNALVMHAFIVYGVPRGSLKRISLVLKAAYDVGGHTISVDTIQSSILRCRLPRPTQWLHALFFPKTKFKARDPRKSYALKHQEARLHFALCSGCRSDPTVRLYTAKRVHQELEMAKEEYIQMSIKVHKEQRRLVVPKNVEYFIKEMGLSPLGTAEMLEHSMPHPDRGKLWRKVDYAPHDFAFRFLLSDELIR, from the exons ATGGGGCACTTGAACAAGTTGGAGCCCAAGAAGAGGCAACTCTCCTCAGCCAGTTTGTTGAAAGAAGAG ATTGTGCAGCTCCAGAAAGAGCTAGAGGGCCAAACTGTGGTGCGTTCCGCGCTAGAGAAGGCGCTGAATCACCGGCCTCTCTTGGATGACTCGACGTTCAAATCACTCTCTCAG CCTGCAGAAAATCTGGTAAAAGAGATAGCCCTTCTGGAGTTGGAGGTTGTGTATTTGGAGAAGTACCTTCTCTCAATGTACAGAAGCAGCTTCGCCAAGAGGCTATCGCCTCTGCCTAAAGGGGACGCGAGGCCAAAAACTGATGCTGAAGCTCCGAGTTGGATCAGGTCTGTGGAAGTAGTTGCCAAGAGTAGTTTGGAATCAGTGAGTGAAGAGTCTGTGATTAGGGTTGGTGGGGATGATCCGAATAACGCGTTTCCTCTGAGATGCAACGAGCTTCTTGGCTCAGACGCGTTGGCAGACACTGGTATCTACCGGAGCCACTCATCACTCTCTCACTCGGCTTGCTCCTTCAGAGCTTCGCCTCCGAATGGAGCTGTAGCCGAAGCCCTAGACTCCTACCATTCTCTGCCTTTATCCATGCTTGAG CACACGTCGGAAGATGGTAATCGAGCAGAGGACCCTCGTTGTAGCTTCCGAGAAACTCCCAACTGGATTTCTGAGGAGATGATCAGATGCATCTCAACCATCTATTGTCATCTGTCTGATCCTCCTCTCCCCTCTCAAGCTTTcggctctttctctctctcatcgccTCACAGCAAGCTCTCTCCACAAGCGCCGTGGCAGAACATTCCTCTCCCAAAGGAACATTCTGGATCATTCTACACAATGGTGCAAGTGTGCAGCATTGTAAGAGATTCACAGAGGCTAAATTCTGTTCAAGACCTGCTGCACAAGTATAG GTGCATCATTTCTAAACTGGCCCAAGTGGATCCAGGCAGATTGAATCATGAAGAGAAATTAGCATTCTGGATCAATGTACACAATGCACTAGTAATGCAT GCGTTTATAGTATACGGCGTTCCACGAGGAAGCCTAAAGAGGATCTCCCTAGTCCTCAAG GCTGCATACGACGTTGGAGGCCACACAATCAGCGTTGACACTATACAAAGCTCGATTCTGAGGTGCAGACTGCCTCGTCCAACTCAG TGGCTGCACGCGCTGTTTTTCCCCAAGACGAAGTTCAAGGCAAGGGATCCGCGCAAATCATATGCATTGAAGCATCAAGAGGCGCGGCTGCACTTCGCCCTGTGCTCAGGATGCCGGTCAGATCCAACA GTTCGCCTCTACACGGCGAAGAGGGTGCACCAAGAGCTGGAGATGGCTAAAGAAGAGTACATCCAAATGAGCATAAAGGTGCACAAGGAGCAGAGGAGATTGGTTGTGCCAAAGAATGTGGAGTATTTCATAAAGGAAATGGGGTTGTCTCCATTAGGCACTGCAGAGATGCTTGAGCACTCAATGCCTCATCCTGATAGAGGGAAGCTATGGCGAAAAGTCGATTATGCCCCTCACGACTTCGCCTTCCGTTTCCTGCTCTCGGACGAGCTCATCAGATGA
- the LOC131005365 gene encoding probable E3 ubiquitin-protein ligase ARI2 isoform X2 — translation MGLKVITRESLWAAQTVMELLSVREHHARTLLIHYRWDVEKLITAYFEKGESRMFTQVGVTRDELLVVTPPESSSTLLCHICTDDVSVNAVSTMDCGHCFCNTCWTEHFVVKINEGQSKRIRCMAHECNTVCDEAIVRSLVGTRHLDLAEKFDRILLESYIEDNKLVKWCPSTPHCGNAIQVENDEFCEVECSCGLQFCFSCSSEAHSPCSCSMWQLWTQKCRDESETVNWITVNTMPCPKCHKAVEKNGGCNLVRCVCGQSFCWLCGEATGYSHSWDSIEDHSCGRYKEDTNKKAEHAKRNLYRYVHYYNRYKAHTDSFKQESQLWEMIEDKVSNLQARDLKLRDFSWVANGFCRLLTSRRALSYSYPFAFYAFGDDFCEDEMTEKESGLKRHFFEDQQQQLESNVEKLSEILEEPIDEYADEEQVRRIRIQVIDLSVIADSLCRRMYECIENDLLGSLQYTVQIIAPYQSKGIEKAGELAVGRSSQGNDKEKCHKAADWSSGDAMEISQASTSGTSDESRLLSWKRPRHERSSSGSVSELCSQLLC, via the exons ATGGGTTTGAAG GTGATCACGAGAGAGTCCTTATGGGCAGCTCAG ACAGTGATGGAGTTGCTATCTGTGAGAGAACACCATGCCAGAACTCTTCTGATTCATTACAGATGGGATGTTGAGAAGCTGATCACAGCTTACTTCGAGAAAGGGGAATCTCGTATGTTTACACAAGTGGGAGTCACCAGGGATGAACTCCTTGTTGTCACTCCACCGGAATCTTCCTCTACGCTTCTCTGCCATATCTGTACGGATGATGTGTCTGTGAATGCCGTGTCCACAATGGACTGTGGTCATTGCTTTTGCAATACCT GTTGGACAGAGCACTTCGTTGTCAAAATAAACGAGGGCCAAAGCAAGAGGATCAGGTGTATGGCACATGAATGCAACACTGTTTGTGATGAAGCTATTGTCAGGAGCTTAGTTGGTACGAGGCACCTTGATTTAGCAGAGAAATTCGACAGGATTCTTCTCGAGTCATACATTGAAGACAACAAGTTGGTTAAATGGTGCCCTAGCACGCCGCATTGTGGGAATGCAATACAGGTGGAAAATGATGAGTTCTGTGAGGTGGAATGCTCTTGTGGTTTGCAGTTCTGTTTCAGTTGCTCGTCAGAAGCCCATTCCCCTTGCTCGTGCTCCATGTGGCAGCTCTGGACACAGAAGTGCCGCGATGAATCAGAGACGGTCAATTGGATCACTGTAAATACAATGCCATGTCCCAAGTGTCATAAAGCAGTTGAGAAAAACGGTGGCTGCAACCTGGTTCGTTGTGTGTGTGGCCAATCGTTTTG TTGGTTGTGTGGCGAAGCTACGGGCTATAGCCATAGTTGGGATAGTATTGAAGATCATAGCTGTGGTCGTTATAAAGAAGACACGAACAAGAAGGCTGAGCATGCAAAAAGAAACCTATACAGATACGTGCATTACTATAACCGTTACAAGGCTCACACAGACTCCTTCAAGCAGGAATCTCAACTGTGGGAGATGATCGAGGACAAAGTATCGAATCTGCAAGCAAGGGACTTAAAACTAAGAGATTTCAGCTGGGTTGCAAACGGGTTTTGTAGGCTACTTACATCAAGACGGGCTCTTTCATACTCATATCCTTTCGCATTCTACGCATTTGGTGATGACTTTTGTGAGGATGAGATGACAGAGAAAGAAAGTGGGCTGAAGCGGCATTTCTTTGAggaccagcagcagcagctcgaGTCGAATGTTGAGAAGCTGTCTGAGATTCTTGAGGAGCCGATTGATGAGTATGCTGACGAAGAACAAGTGAGGCGGATAAGGATTCAAGTCATAGATCTATCGGTGATTGCTGATAGCCTCTGCAGAAGAAT GTATGAATGTATTGAGAATGATCTATTGGGTTCACTTCAATACACTGTTCAAATTATTGCTCCATACCAGTCGAAAGGCATTGAGAAGGCCGGAGAGCTCGCTGTCGGGAGGAGCTCTCAAGGAAATGACAAAGAGAAATGTCACAAGGCAGCTGATTGGTCCTCTG GAGACGCGATGGAGATCAGCCAGGCATCGACATCTGGGACCTCAGACGAGAGTCGACTGTTGTCATGGAAGCGCCCTAGGCATGAAAGAAGCTCTTCAGGCAGTGTGAGTGAATTGTGTTCTCAACTTCTCTGCTGA
- the LOC131005365 gene encoding probable E3 ubiquitin-protein ligase ARI2 isoform X1, protein MGLKVITRESLWAAQREDLQTVMELLSVREHHARTLLIHYRWDVEKLITAYFEKGESRMFTQVGVTRDELLVVTPPESSSTLLCHICTDDVSVNAVSTMDCGHCFCNTCWTEHFVVKINEGQSKRIRCMAHECNTVCDEAIVRSLVGTRHLDLAEKFDRILLESYIEDNKLVKWCPSTPHCGNAIQVENDEFCEVECSCGLQFCFSCSSEAHSPCSCSMWQLWTQKCRDESETVNWITVNTMPCPKCHKAVEKNGGCNLVRCVCGQSFCWLCGEATGYSHSWDSIEDHSCGRYKEDTNKKAEHAKRNLYRYVHYYNRYKAHTDSFKQESQLWEMIEDKVSNLQARDLKLRDFSWVANGFCRLLTSRRALSYSYPFAFYAFGDDFCEDEMTEKESGLKRHFFEDQQQQLESNVEKLSEILEEPIDEYADEEQVRRIRIQVIDLSVIADSLCRRMYECIENDLLGSLQYTVQIIAPYQSKGIEKAGELAVGRSSQGNDKEKCHKAADWSSGDAMEISQASTSGTSDESRLLSWKRPRHERSSSGSVSELCSQLLC, encoded by the exons ATGGGTTTGAAG GTGATCACGAGAGAGTCCTTATGGGCAGCTCAG AGGGAAGATTTGCAGACAGTGATGGAGTTGCTATCTGTGAGAGAACACCATGCCAGAACTCTTCTGATTCATTACAGATGGGATGTTGAGAAGCTGATCACAGCTTACTTCGAGAAAGGGGAATCTCGTATGTTTACACAAGTGGGAGTCACCAGGGATGAACTCCTTGTTGTCACTCCACCGGAATCTTCCTCTACGCTTCTCTGCCATATCTGTACGGATGATGTGTCTGTGAATGCCGTGTCCACAATGGACTGTGGTCATTGCTTTTGCAATACCT GTTGGACAGAGCACTTCGTTGTCAAAATAAACGAGGGCCAAAGCAAGAGGATCAGGTGTATGGCACATGAATGCAACACTGTTTGTGATGAAGCTATTGTCAGGAGCTTAGTTGGTACGAGGCACCTTGATTTAGCAGAGAAATTCGACAGGATTCTTCTCGAGTCATACATTGAAGACAACAAGTTGGTTAAATGGTGCCCTAGCACGCCGCATTGTGGGAATGCAATACAGGTGGAAAATGATGAGTTCTGTGAGGTGGAATGCTCTTGTGGTTTGCAGTTCTGTTTCAGTTGCTCGTCAGAAGCCCATTCCCCTTGCTCGTGCTCCATGTGGCAGCTCTGGACACAGAAGTGCCGCGATGAATCAGAGACGGTCAATTGGATCACTGTAAATACAATGCCATGTCCCAAGTGTCATAAAGCAGTTGAGAAAAACGGTGGCTGCAACCTGGTTCGTTGTGTGTGTGGCCAATCGTTTTG TTGGTTGTGTGGCGAAGCTACGGGCTATAGCCATAGTTGGGATAGTATTGAAGATCATAGCTGTGGTCGTTATAAAGAAGACACGAACAAGAAGGCTGAGCATGCAAAAAGAAACCTATACAGATACGTGCATTACTATAACCGTTACAAGGCTCACACAGACTCCTTCAAGCAGGAATCTCAACTGTGGGAGATGATCGAGGACAAAGTATCGAATCTGCAAGCAAGGGACTTAAAACTAAGAGATTTCAGCTGGGTTGCAAACGGGTTTTGTAGGCTACTTACATCAAGACGGGCTCTTTCATACTCATATCCTTTCGCATTCTACGCATTTGGTGATGACTTTTGTGAGGATGAGATGACAGAGAAAGAAAGTGGGCTGAAGCGGCATTTCTTTGAggaccagcagcagcagctcgaGTCGAATGTTGAGAAGCTGTCTGAGATTCTTGAGGAGCCGATTGATGAGTATGCTGACGAAGAACAAGTGAGGCGGATAAGGATTCAAGTCATAGATCTATCGGTGATTGCTGATAGCCTCTGCAGAAGAAT GTATGAATGTATTGAGAATGATCTATTGGGTTCACTTCAATACACTGTTCAAATTATTGCTCCATACCAGTCGAAAGGCATTGAGAAGGCCGGAGAGCTCGCTGTCGGGAGGAGCTCTCAAGGAAATGACAAAGAGAAATGTCACAAGGCAGCTGATTGGTCCTCTG GAGACGCGATGGAGATCAGCCAGGCATCGACATCTGGGACCTCAGACGAGAGTCGACTGTTGTCATGGAAGCGCCCTAGGCATGAAAGAAGCTCTTCAGGCAGTGTGAGTGAATTGTGTTCTCAACTTCTCTGCTGA
- the LOC131005365 gene encoding probable E3 ubiquitin-protein ligase ARI2 isoform X3, with the protein MGLKVITRESLWAAQREDLQTVMELLSVREHHARTLLIHYRWDVEKLITAYFEKGESRMFTQVGVTRDELLVVTPPESSSTLLCHICTDDVSVNAVSTMDCGHCFCNTCWTEHFVVKINEGQSKRIRCMAHECNTVCDEAIVRSLVGTRHLDLAEKFDRILLESYIEDNKLVKWCPSTPHCGNAIQVENDEFCEVECSCGLQFCFSCSSEAHSPCSCSMWQLWTQKCRDESETVNWITVNTMPCPKCHKAVEKNGGCNLVRCVCGQSFCWLCGEATGYSHSWDSIEDHSCGRYKEDTNKKAEHAKRNLYRYVHYYNRYKAHTDSFKQESQLWEMIEDKVSNLQARDLKLRDFSWVANGFCRLLTSRRALSYSYPFAFYAFGDDFCEDEMTEKESGLKRHFFEDQQQQLESNVEKLSEILEEPIDEYADEEQVRRIRIQVIDLSVIADSLCRRMYECIENDLLGSLQYTVQIIAPYQSKGIEKAGELAVGRSSQGNDKEKCHKAADWSSDPYNMTT; encoded by the exons ATGGGTTTGAAG GTGATCACGAGAGAGTCCTTATGGGCAGCTCAG AGGGAAGATTTGCAGACAGTGATGGAGTTGCTATCTGTGAGAGAACACCATGCCAGAACTCTTCTGATTCATTACAGATGGGATGTTGAGAAGCTGATCACAGCTTACTTCGAGAAAGGGGAATCTCGTATGTTTACACAAGTGGGAGTCACCAGGGATGAACTCCTTGTTGTCACTCCACCGGAATCTTCCTCTACGCTTCTCTGCCATATCTGTACGGATGATGTGTCTGTGAATGCCGTGTCCACAATGGACTGTGGTCATTGCTTTTGCAATACCT GTTGGACAGAGCACTTCGTTGTCAAAATAAACGAGGGCCAAAGCAAGAGGATCAGGTGTATGGCACATGAATGCAACACTGTTTGTGATGAAGCTATTGTCAGGAGCTTAGTTGGTACGAGGCACCTTGATTTAGCAGAGAAATTCGACAGGATTCTTCTCGAGTCATACATTGAAGACAACAAGTTGGTTAAATGGTGCCCTAGCACGCCGCATTGTGGGAATGCAATACAGGTGGAAAATGATGAGTTCTGTGAGGTGGAATGCTCTTGTGGTTTGCAGTTCTGTTTCAGTTGCTCGTCAGAAGCCCATTCCCCTTGCTCGTGCTCCATGTGGCAGCTCTGGACACAGAAGTGCCGCGATGAATCAGAGACGGTCAATTGGATCACTGTAAATACAATGCCATGTCCCAAGTGTCATAAAGCAGTTGAGAAAAACGGTGGCTGCAACCTGGTTCGTTGTGTGTGTGGCCAATCGTTTTG TTGGTTGTGTGGCGAAGCTACGGGCTATAGCCATAGTTGGGATAGTATTGAAGATCATAGCTGTGGTCGTTATAAAGAAGACACGAACAAGAAGGCTGAGCATGCAAAAAGAAACCTATACAGATACGTGCATTACTATAACCGTTACAAGGCTCACACAGACTCCTTCAAGCAGGAATCTCAACTGTGGGAGATGATCGAGGACAAAGTATCGAATCTGCAAGCAAGGGACTTAAAACTAAGAGATTTCAGCTGGGTTGCAAACGGGTTTTGTAGGCTACTTACATCAAGACGGGCTCTTTCATACTCATATCCTTTCGCATTCTACGCATTTGGTGATGACTTTTGTGAGGATGAGATGACAGAGAAAGAAAGTGGGCTGAAGCGGCATTTCTTTGAggaccagcagcagcagctcgaGTCGAATGTTGAGAAGCTGTCTGAGATTCTTGAGGAGCCGATTGATGAGTATGCTGACGAAGAACAAGTGAGGCGGATAAGGATTCAAGTCATAGATCTATCGGTGATTGCTGATAGCCTCTGCAGAAGAAT GTATGAATGTATTGAGAATGATCTATTGGGTTCACTTCAATACACTGTTCAAATTATTGCTCCATACCAGTCGAAAGGCATTGAGAAGGCCGGAGAGCTCGCTGTCGGGAGGAGCTCTCAAGGAAATGACAAAGAGAAATGTCACAAGGCAGCTGATTGGTCCTCTG ATCCATACAATATGACTACATGA